A portion of the Myxococcus stipitatus genome contains these proteins:
- a CDS encoding HlyD family secretion protein codes for MDIPKAKKPRRKPWILAIGGALALILVTVGLGRLRPAAPTVDRASVWLDTVKRGPMVRQVKGAGTLVPEYIRWLTADTAGRVERIHVRPGAQVTADTLLMELSNPDVQLQMLEAERQLSSAEAEFIQMRMQLETQRLAQEAIVTSLSAEASDAERRATAGTALHQKELIGEIEARQTGEKAVELKGRLELERKKLTVVATSMRDQLAALQEQVERLKAVARFRRTQVESMKVLAGEDGVLQELPLELGQWVTPGVLLAKVVKPERLKAELRIAETQARDIQPGQKALVDTRNGVVEGAVARVAPAASQGTVRVEVSLPAELPKGARPDLTVEGTVELERLGNVLSVGRPAGAQPNGTMSLFRLLPGSDEAVRVPVQLGRGSVNAVEVVQGLAEGDQVVLSDMAAWDAAERVRLR; via the coding sequence GTGGACATTCCCAAAGCCAAGAAGCCGCGCCGCAAGCCATGGATTCTCGCCATCGGGGGCGCGCTCGCGCTGATTCTCGTGACGGTGGGGCTGGGGCGGCTGCGTCCGGCGGCGCCGACGGTGGACCGGGCCTCGGTGTGGCTCGACACGGTGAAGCGGGGCCCCATGGTGCGGCAGGTGAAGGGCGCCGGCACGCTGGTGCCCGAGTACATCCGCTGGCTGACGGCGGACACGGCGGGGCGCGTGGAGCGCATCCACGTGCGCCCCGGCGCCCAGGTGACGGCGGACACGCTGCTCATGGAGCTGTCCAACCCGGACGTGCAATTGCAGATGCTGGAGGCGGAGCGGCAGCTGTCCAGCGCCGAGGCCGAGTTCATCCAGATGCGGATGCAGCTGGAGACGCAGCGGCTGGCGCAGGAGGCCATCGTGACGTCGCTCTCCGCGGAGGCGTCCGACGCGGAGCGCCGCGCGACGGCGGGCACCGCGCTCCACCAGAAGGAGCTCATTGGTGAAATCGAGGCCCGGCAGACGGGCGAGAAGGCGGTCGAGCTCAAGGGCCGCCTGGAGCTGGAGCGCAAGAAGCTGACGGTGGTCGCCACCAGCATGCGCGACCAGCTGGCCGCGCTGCAGGAACAGGTGGAGCGCTTGAAAGCGGTGGCCCGCTTCCGCCGTACCCAGGTGGAGTCGATGAAGGTTCTCGCCGGGGAGGACGGAGTGCTGCAGGAGCTGCCGTTGGAGCTGGGACAGTGGGTGACGCCGGGCGTGCTGCTGGCGAAGGTGGTGAAGCCCGAGCGGTTGAAGGCGGAGCTGCGCATCGCGGAGACGCAGGCGCGGGACATCCAGCCGGGCCAGAAGGCGCTGGTGGACACGCGCAACGGCGTCGTGGAGGGCGCGGTGGCCCGGGTGGCGCCGGCGGCCAGCCAGGGCACGGTGCGCGTGGAGGTGTCGCTGCCGGCGGAGCTGCCCAAGGGCGCGCGTCCGGACCTCACCGTGGAGGGCACGGTGGAGCTGGAGCGGCTGGGCAACGTGTTGTCGGTGGGGCGCCCGGCGGGCGCGCAGCCGAACGGGACGATGTCGCTCTTCCGGCTGCTGCCGGGCAGCGACGAAGCGGTGCGGGTGCCGGTGCAGCTGGGCCGTGGCTCGGTGAATGCCGTCGAGGTGGTGCAGGGCCTCGCGGAAGGTGACCAGGTGGTGCTTTCGGACATGGCCGCGTGGGACGCGGCCGAGCGGGTGAGGCTGCGATGA
- a CDS encoding AMP-binding protein: protein MTASLLEAFLDHARATPERPLLTFERASTSYGELARDVAAFARGLRQRGLRPGERVALYLENSPRFIVAYLGVQQAGCVVVLVNTAYRQVELAHILADAEVHTCVTGAAGAAELAPLREQLPSLQWLVAAEALATQVPPSLQVIAFEALLEEGAASSLALAPPGPEDLAVLGYTSGTTGRSKGAMLLHRNLLANVKAVTEAWRWTAADRLLLTLPLFHTHGLMVGLHGTLYTGASAELHRRFVATDVLATLRDDATLTMFFGVPTMYGRLLEEARRTGVKPGRLRLWVSGSAPLSPQLFHDIEAEFGARILERYGMTETVMNTTNPYDGERRPGTVGFPFPCQEARVVDVRTRQPVAPGETGEIEVRGPHVFAGYWRRPDATSESFDAGGWFRTGDLGEHDSDGYLRITGRARELIISGGFNVYPREVEEVLATHPGVAEVAVLGLPDADFGEQVVAVVVPPVGQAAPDAQALVDWCRDRLASFKKPRRVVFVDSLPRNALGKVQKHLLRARLR from the coding sequence ATGACCGCGTCCCTGCTCGAAGCCTTCCTGGACCATGCCCGGGCCACGCCGGAGCGGCCGCTGCTCACCTTCGAGCGCGCGTCGACCTCCTACGGCGAGCTGGCTCGGGACGTCGCCGCGTTCGCCCGAGGGCTGAGGCAGCGGGGCCTCCGGCCAGGGGAGCGCGTGGCGCTGTACCTGGAGAACAGTCCCCGGTTCATCGTCGCCTACCTGGGCGTGCAGCAGGCGGGCTGCGTGGTGGTGCTGGTCAACACGGCCTACCGGCAGGTGGAGCTGGCCCACATCCTGGCGGACGCGGAGGTGCACACCTGCGTCACCGGCGCGGCGGGCGCCGCCGAGCTGGCCCCGCTGCGAGAGCAGCTGCCGTCGCTCCAGTGGCTGGTGGCCGCGGAAGCCCTGGCCACGCAGGTGCCCCCGTCGCTCCAGGTCATCGCGTTCGAGGCGCTCCTCGAGGAGGGCGCCGCGTCGTCGCTGGCCCTGGCGCCGCCCGGGCCGGAGGACCTGGCGGTGCTGGGCTACACCTCCGGCACCACGGGGCGCTCCAAGGGCGCCATGCTGCTGCACCGCAACCTGCTGGCCAACGTGAAGGCCGTCACCGAGGCGTGGCGCTGGACGGCGGCGGACCGGCTGCTGCTCACCCTGCCGCTGTTCCACACGCACGGGCTGATGGTGGGCCTGCACGGCACGCTGTACACGGGCGCGAGCGCGGAGCTGCACCGGCGCTTCGTGGCCACGGACGTGCTGGCCACGCTGCGCGACGACGCCACGCTGACGATGTTCTTCGGCGTGCCCACCATGTACGGCCGGCTGCTGGAGGAGGCGCGGCGCACGGGCGTGAAGCCGGGCCGGCTGCGGCTGTGGGTGTCCGGCTCCGCCCCCCTGAGCCCCCAGCTCTTCCACGACATCGAGGCGGAGTTCGGCGCGCGCATCCTGGAGCGCTACGGGATGACGGAGACGGTGATGAACACCACCAACCCCTACGACGGCGAGCGCCGCCCGGGCACGGTGGGCTTCCCCTTCCCCTGCCAGGAGGCGCGCGTGGTGGACGTGCGCACGCGCCAGCCCGTGGCCCCGGGGGAGACCGGCGAAATCGAGGTCCGGGGGCCGCACGTGTTCGCCGGCTATTGGCGCCGCCCGGACGCCACCTCCGAATCCTTCGACGCGGGTGGGTGGTTCCGCACCGGGGATTTGGGGGAGCACGACTCGGACGGCTACCTGCGCATCACCGGGCGGGCGCGCGAGCTCATCATCAGCGGCGGCTTCAACGTGTACCCCCGCGAGGTGGAGGAGGTGCTCGCCACCCACCCGGGCGTGGCGGAGGTGGCGGTGCTGGGCCTGCCGGACGCGGACTTCGGCGAGCAGGTGGTGGCGGTGGTGGTGCCGCCCGTGGGCCAGGCCGCCCCGGACGCACAGGCGCTGGTGGACTGGTGCAGGGACCGGCTGGCCAGCTTCAAGAAGCCGCGCCGGGTCGTCTTCGTGGACTCGCTCCCCCGGAATGCGCTGGGCAAGGTGCAGAAGCATCTGCTACGCGCCCGCCTGAGGTGA
- a CDS encoding response regulator encodes MKRLLIVDDELAIVEALQDILSVEGYGIITAFNGAEGLQRMQELRPDLVLLDLMMPVMDGREMLRRIRDDASLRAIPVVVMSAGRISEEERRSSARFLAKPFELDLLLDTISELLGGPDGPKPNHGDKAG; translated from the coding sequence GTGAAGCGGCTCCTCATCGTCGATGACGAGCTGGCCATCGTCGAGGCCCTCCAGGACATCCTCTCCGTCGAGGGCTACGGCATCATCACCGCCTTCAACGGCGCCGAGGGGCTGCAGCGCATGCAGGAGCTGCGGCCGGACCTGGTGCTGTTGGACCTGATGATGCCGGTGATGGACGGCCGGGAGATGCTGCGCCGCATCCGGGACGACGCCTCGCTGCGCGCCATCCCCGTGGTGGTGATGAGCGCGGGCCGCATCTCCGAGGAGGAGCGCCGCTCGAGCGCCCGCTTCCTCGCCAAGCCCTTCGAGCTGGACCTGCTGCTGGACACCATCTCCGAGTTGCTCGGCGGGCCGGACGGGCCCAAGCCGAACCACGGGGACAAGGCCGGCTGA
- the orn gene encoding oligoribonuclease encodes MSSREQRFVWLDLEMTGLDPESCAIIEIGVIITGPDLRPLAEMERVIWQPEAVLQRMEPVVREMHTRNGLLEKVRASSTSLRVAEREVTALVSEHCALGEGILAGNSIHTDRRFLFQYMPLLERYLHYRMVDVTSLKVLSRAWYPNLVEPRKPPSGHTALADLRSSINELQYYRDTLFRATPG; translated from the coding sequence ATGAGTTCGCGTGAACAGCGCTTCGTCTGGCTGGACCTGGAGATGACCGGCCTGGACCCCGAGTCCTGCGCCATCATCGAGATTGGCGTCATCATCACCGGCCCCGACCTGCGCCCGCTCGCGGAGATGGAGCGCGTCATCTGGCAGCCGGAGGCGGTCCTCCAGCGCATGGAGCCCGTCGTGCGGGAGATGCACACGCGCAACGGCCTGCTGGAGAAGGTGCGCGCGTCCAGCACGTCGCTGCGCGTGGCGGAGCGGGAGGTCACCGCCCTGGTCTCCGAGCACTGCGCGCTGGGCGAGGGCATCCTGGCGGGCAACTCCATCCACACCGACCGGCGCTTCCTCTTCCAGTACATGCCGCTCCTGGAGCGCTACCTGCACTACCGCATGGTGGACGTGACGAGCCTCAAGGTGCTCTCGCGCGCCTGGTACCCCAACCTCGTCGAGCCCCGGAAGCCGCCCAGCGGCCACACCGCGCTCGCGGACCTGCGCTCGAGCATCAACGAGCTGCAGTACTACCGCGACACCCTGTTCCGCGCGACGCCGGGCTGA
- a CDS encoding archease, whose product MSAESRSGVATGGARPVPPPPAAGASWEVFTRGDARWLRGRGCTPEVAFEQAAVALCARVTDPAAVEVHEEVPVACEPGDLDGLLADWLRAVVHLMASRQLRFHCFVVRMDGRRLFGSAFGEPLDPVRHGARVRVRGVTVSGPRVRRGADGQWTAECEVEV is encoded by the coding sequence ATGAGCGCGGAGTCGCGGAGCGGAGTCGCGACGGGCGGCGCCCGGCCGGTGCCTCCTCCCCCGGCCGCTGGCGCGTCCTGGGAGGTCTTCACCCGGGGCGACGCGCGGTGGCTGCGGGGGCGGGGGTGCACGCCGGAGGTCGCCTTCGAGCAGGCCGCCGTCGCGCTGTGCGCGCGGGTGACGGACCCGGCCGCCGTGGAGGTCCACGAGGAGGTCCCGGTGGCGTGCGAGCCAGGGGACCTGGACGGGCTGCTGGCGGATTGGCTGCGCGCCGTCGTCCACCTCATGGCCTCGCGCCAGCTGCGCTTCCACTGCTTCGTGGTGCGCATGGACGGCCGGCGCCTGTTCGGCAGCGCCTTCGGCGAGCCGTTGGACCCGGTGCGCCATGGCGCGCGCGTCCGGGTGCGCGGCGTCACGGTGAGCGGCCCCCGCGTGCGCAGGGGCGCGGACGGCCAGTGGACCGCCGAATGCGAGGTCGAGGTCTGA
- a CDS encoding dienelactone hydrolase family protein — MTHDMLDTEVREVMLHAGRVRLGGGLAIPEGARGLVVFAHGSGSSRFSPRNRAVARALRAAGLGTLLFDLLGEEEEALDADTGALRFDIPFLARRLVTVAEWARLLPEARRLPLGFFGSSTGAAAALVASALQPGLVQAVVSRGGRPDLAGPALARVRVPTLLLVGGRDEEVLALNEDALEELGGVRELIVVPGATHLFEEPGALEDVARRAADWFTRYLAEDRTEARR; from the coding sequence ATGACCCATGACATGCTGGACACCGAGGTCCGCGAGGTGATGCTCCACGCCGGTCGGGTGCGGCTCGGCGGCGGCCTCGCCATCCCCGAGGGGGCGCGCGGGCTCGTCGTGTTCGCCCACGGCAGCGGCAGCAGCCGCTTCAGCCCCCGCAACCGCGCCGTCGCCCGCGCGCTGCGCGCCGCGGGCCTGGGCACGCTCCTGTTCGACCTGCTGGGGGAGGAGGAGGAGGCGCTCGACGCCGACACCGGCGCGCTGCGCTTCGACATCCCCTTCCTCGCGCGGCGCCTCGTCACCGTGGCCGAGTGGGCGCGCCTGCTGCCGGAGGCGCGCCGGCTCCCCCTGGGCTTCTTCGGCTCCAGCACCGGGGCCGCCGCGGCGCTGGTGGCCTCGGCCCTCCAGCCGGGGCTCGTCCAGGCCGTGGTGTCGCGGGGCGGCAGGCCGGACCTGGCGGGGCCCGCGCTGGCGCGGGTGCGCGTGCCCACGCTGCTGCTCGTCGGCGGGCGGGACGAGGAGGTGCTCGCGCTCAACGAGGATGCCCTGGAGGAGCTGGGGGGCGTGAGGGAGCTCATCGTCGTCCCCGGCGCCACGCACCTCTTCGAGGAGCCCGGCGCGCTGGAGGACGTGGCCCGCCGCGCCGCGGACTGGTTCACGCGCTACCTCGCCGAGGACCGGACGGAGGCGCGCCGATGA
- a CDS encoding phosphoribosyltransferase has protein sequence MMRFRDRAAAGRRLASMLLPYRGSDVRVLGLARGGLRVGFEVARALEVPLEVWVSHRVLIPGRPTVVGAVSEGGGRYVDEAALRLASLPRVEVLSMARSELDEVERQVQRLRGRPPPVLRGCTVLLIDDGVVTGATGAAALRALRTMHPGKLVLGTPVATSRGLEVLRAEADAVVCVETRDALRMVSEAYDDYRPFPDVELRNLLERSRQPPWRARAVVESTDPGGSWM, from the coding sequence ATGATGCGTTTTCGCGATAGAGCCGCCGCGGGCCGACGGCTGGCGTCGATGCTGTTGCCGTATCGGGGCTCGGACGTCCGGGTGCTCGGGCTCGCCCGGGGCGGGCTCCGGGTGGGGTTCGAGGTGGCCCGGGCCCTCGAGGTCCCCCTGGAGGTCTGGGTCTCCCACCGCGTGCTCATCCCCGGGCGGCCGACCGTCGTGGGGGCCGTCTCCGAGGGCGGCGGGCGCTACGTGGACGAAGCGGCCCTGCGCCTGGCGTCGCTCCCCCGCGTCGAGGTGCTCAGCATGGCCCGCAGCGAGCTGGACGAGGTGGAGCGACAGGTCCAGCGCCTGCGGGGACGGCCCCCGCCGGTCCTGCGCGGCTGCACGGTGCTGCTCATCGACGACGGCGTCGTGACGGGCGCCACCGGCGCCGCGGCCCTGCGCGCGCTGCGCACGATGCACCCGGGGAAGCTGGTGCTGGGCACGCCCGTGGCCACCTCTCGGGGCCTCGAGGTGCTGCGCGCGGAGGCGGACGCCGTGGTCTGCGTGGAGACGCGGGACGCGCTGCGCATGGTCTCCGAGGCCTATGACGACTACCGCCCCTTCCCCGACGTGGAGCTGCGCAACCTGCTGGAGCGTTCGCGCCAGCCGCCGTGGCGCGCGCGCGCGGTGGTCGAGTCCACGGACCCCGGGGGCTCGTGGATGTGA
- a CDS encoding ribose-phosphate diphosphokinase yields the protein MEPVLLIGTASPHLGRELGLALGVAPADCQFERFPDGEMHLEVPASVRGRTVVLVQALTPPAGEHLLELLLMADACWRAGAARLEAVVPYLGYARQDRRAKPGEPLGGRLVADMLSQGRFARVLVVDLHSPALEGCFGAPLEHLTALPLLADALRPQVTDTSVVVAPDLGAVKRAEALARLLGRPWAVIHKVRLSGDAVHASGLMGEVRGKRPILVDDMVSTGGTLAAAAGTLRDAGCEEDFTVVTTHALLVGPAVERLRGLPLTQLVATDSVEPPSGLPFPHRVVTVAPLVARALRP from the coding sequence ATGGAACCCGTCCTCCTCATCGGCACCGCCAGTCCCCACCTGGGCCGCGAGCTCGGCCTGGCGCTGGGCGTGGCGCCCGCGGACTGTCAATTCGAGCGCTTCCCGGATGGCGAGATGCACCTGGAGGTTCCCGCCTCGGTCCGGGGACGCACGGTGGTGCTCGTGCAGGCGCTGACGCCCCCCGCGGGCGAGCACCTGCTGGAGCTGCTGTTGATGGCGGACGCGTGCTGGCGGGCGGGGGCGGCGCGGCTGGAGGCGGTGGTGCCGTACCTGGGCTACGCGCGGCAGGACCGGCGCGCGAAGCCGGGGGAGCCCCTGGGCGGCCGGCTGGTGGCGGACATGCTGTCGCAAGGACGGTTCGCGCGGGTGCTGGTGGTGGACCTGCACAGCCCCGCGCTGGAGGGCTGCTTCGGGGCGCCGCTGGAGCACCTGACGGCGCTGCCCCTGCTGGCGGACGCGCTGCGGCCCCAGGTGACGGACACGTCGGTGGTGGTGGCGCCGGACCTGGGCGCGGTAAAGCGCGCGGAGGCTCTGGCGCGGCTGCTGGGGCGCCCCTGGGCGGTCATCCACAAGGTGCGGCTGAGCGGCGACGCGGTGCACGCCAGCGGGCTGATGGGCGAGGTGCGCGGCAAGCGGCCCATCCTCGTGGACGACATGGTGTCCACCGGCGGCACGCTGGCCGCGGCGGCGGGGACGCTGCGCGACGCGGGCTGCGAGGAGGACTTCACGGTGGTGACGACGCACGCCCTGCTGGTGGGCCCCGCGGTGGAGAGGCTGCGCGGACTCCCGCTGACACAGCTCGTGGCCACCGACAGCGTGGAGCCACCGTCGGGACTGCCCTTCCCGCACCGCGTGGTGACGGTGGCGCCGCTGGTGGCGCGCGCGCTGCGACCGTAG
- a CDS encoding enoyl-CoA hydratase has translation MSDTLLTKREAGVLTLTFNRPEKKNAFTHAMYEAATQALKQAEGDAEARVVLLTGAGSVFTAGNDIGDFMEHPPAGEDSAVFRFLKALVDAPMPVLAAVDGPAVGIGTTMLLHCDYVVATERARFHMPFVQLGLCAEGASSMLLPRVAGYALASELLLFGEPFDAATALRAGIINKVVPDTSLHEVAAERARTLASRPAEAVRVTKRLIREPLRQRTHQVLATEGSEFIQRLGSTEAQEAFMAFMSRGRK, from the coding sequence ATGTCCGACACGTTGCTGACGAAGCGGGAAGCGGGGGTCCTCACCCTCACCTTCAACCGGCCCGAGAAGAAGAACGCCTTCACCCATGCGATGTACGAGGCGGCGACCCAGGCGCTGAAGCAGGCGGAGGGTGACGCCGAGGCGCGCGTGGTGCTCCTCACCGGCGCGGGCAGCGTCTTCACGGCGGGCAACGACATCGGCGACTTCATGGAGCACCCGCCCGCGGGCGAGGACAGCGCCGTGTTCCGCTTCCTCAAGGCGCTGGTGGACGCGCCCATGCCCGTGCTCGCGGCGGTGGACGGCCCGGCGGTGGGCATCGGCACCACCATGCTCCTGCACTGCGACTACGTCGTCGCCACGGAGCGCGCCCGCTTCCACATGCCCTTCGTCCAGCTGGGCCTGTGCGCCGAGGGCGCCAGCAGCATGCTGCTGCCCCGCGTGGCCGGCTACGCGCTGGCCAGCGAGCTGCTCCTGTTCGGCGAGCCCTTCGACGCGGCCACCGCTCTGCGCGCCGGCATCATCAACAAGGTCGTCCCGGACACGAGCCTGCACGAGGTCGCCGCGGAGCGCGCCCGCACGCTCGCCTCCCGCCCCGCGGAGGCCGTGCGCGTGACCAAGCGCCTCATCCGCGAGCCCCTGCGCCAGCGGACCCACCAGGTGCTCGCCACCGAGGGCTCGGAGTTCATCCAGCGCCTCGGCTCCACCGAGGCCCAGGAGGCCTTCATGGCCTTCATGTCGCGCGGCCGGAAGTAG
- a CDS encoding M1 family metallopeptidase, which translates to MPNLLRPAALAVVTLLSACGARQTPAAAELAATPASAEATPAPTPPTLRLPGDVRPNGYAVELTLDPKVSTFQGTADIGLDVSKPTSVVWLHAKHLTVKQASVVQGGATIDVTPLRNDTDFLGFQLARPLVLGTAKLHVVYEGIASEKENDGAFRVNEGGDWYVFTQFEPIEARRVFPCFDEPGFKVPWQLSFTVPAGNVVVTNTPQLTEEAHPDGGHTYRFARTQPLPSYLIAFGVGPFDFLPAADAGEKKVKTRIVTPRGRAVEGTYAAKVTPEILAALEEYFGIPYAYEKLDVLAVPLLGGAMEHPGLVTFNSRSILAKPEEDTLNRQRGFSETQVHELGHQWFGNLVTLAWWDDLWLNESFASWVTPRIIEKWQPSWDAPVERVDSRSRALDADSLLAARRIRQPIDSANDIHNAFDGITYGKGSAVLSMTEEWLGRDVFQRGIQRYMRKHAHGNATAKDFLDALSAEAKQDVTGVLGTFLDQSGAPLVTASLECGAGQPKVHLSQRRYLRLGTQPPGPQLWKVPVCVEYAVGGKQSRACTVLEGEKAEVALADAKACPDWVFPNAEGAGFFRMQLSGEAATKLTKAGLDKLSRAERVALMGDVRALALAGAMPASEALTLAARMAQDPDRIITETAMDMMDLASLRLLPADKAPERQRFVRDTFGARARQLGFVPRKGESEDTRILRSRLVRMVGRDGADPKLVAEARTLADKWLKDKRAVAPDMVDAVLAIAASQADAAFLQKVVAAVKTEKERVTRQQLIGALSSLTDPELVKQTLPLMFDKALDPRETTWLLFAASGNVKTRDVAFDFVRENYDRLVGDSPDALLPRDMAGRMVFVGGSYCEADKRQQVADFFTERNAKAPGGPRLLAFVLESVDQCVALKAAQGQDVQTFLGKQGAAKAPKAPATR; encoded by the coding sequence ATGCCCAACCTGCTCCGTCCGGCGGCCCTGGCCGTCGTCACCCTGCTTTCCGCGTGCGGCGCCCGGCAGACTCCCGCGGCCGCCGAGCTCGCCGCGACTCCGGCGTCCGCCGAGGCGACGCCCGCACCCACGCCACCGACGCTGCGACTGCCAGGGGACGTCCGTCCCAACGGCTACGCGGTGGAGCTGACGCTCGACCCGAAGGTGTCCACCTTCCAGGGGACGGCGGACATCGGCCTCGACGTGTCGAAGCCCACGTCCGTGGTGTGGCTGCACGCCAAGCACCTGACGGTGAAGCAGGCCTCGGTGGTCCAGGGCGGCGCCACCATCGACGTGACGCCCTTGAGGAACGACACGGACTTCCTGGGCTTCCAGCTGGCCAGGCCGCTGGTGCTGGGCACCGCGAAGCTGCACGTGGTCTACGAGGGCATCGCGTCGGAGAAGGAGAATGACGGCGCCTTCCGCGTCAACGAGGGTGGCGACTGGTACGTCTTCACCCAGTTCGAGCCCATCGAGGCCCGCCGCGTCTTCCCGTGCTTCGACGAGCCGGGCTTCAAGGTGCCCTGGCAGCTGTCCTTCACCGTCCCCGCCGGCAACGTGGTCGTCACCAATACGCCGCAGCTGACCGAGGAGGCGCATCCGGACGGCGGCCACACCTACCGCTTCGCCCGCACGCAGCCCCTCCCCAGCTACCTCATCGCGTTCGGCGTGGGGCCGTTCGACTTCCTGCCCGCCGCGGACGCGGGTGAGAAGAAGGTGAAGACGCGCATCGTCACCCCGCGCGGTCGCGCCGTGGAGGGGACGTACGCGGCGAAGGTGACGCCCGAAATCCTCGCCGCCCTGGAGGAGTACTTCGGCATCCCGTACGCCTACGAGAAGCTGGACGTGCTGGCGGTGCCGCTGCTCGGCGGCGCCATGGAGCACCCGGGCCTGGTGACGTTCAACTCGCGCTCCATCCTGGCGAAGCCGGAGGAGGACACGCTCAACCGCCAGCGCGGCTTCTCCGAGACGCAGGTGCACGAGCTGGGGCATCAGTGGTTCGGCAACCTCGTCACGCTGGCGTGGTGGGACGACCTGTGGCTCAACGAGTCCTTCGCGTCCTGGGTCACGCCGCGCATCATCGAGAAGTGGCAGCCCTCGTGGGACGCGCCGGTGGAGCGGGTGGACAGCCGCAGCCGCGCGCTGGACGCCGACAGCCTCCTGGCCGCGCGCCGCATCCGCCAGCCCATCGACAGCGCCAATGACATCCACAACGCCTTCGACGGCATCACCTACGGCAAGGGCTCCGCGGTGCTGTCCATGACGGAGGAGTGGCTGGGGCGCGACGTGTTCCAGCGCGGCATCCAGCGCTACATGCGCAAGCACGCGCACGGCAACGCCACGGCGAAGGACTTCCTGGACGCGCTGTCCGCGGAGGCGAAGCAGGACGTGACGGGCGTGCTGGGCACCTTCCTGGACCAGAGCGGCGCGCCGCTCGTCACCGCGTCGCTGGAGTGCGGCGCCGGTCAGCCGAAGGTCCACCTGTCGCAGCGGCGCTACCTGCGGCTGGGCACGCAGCCGCCGGGCCCGCAGCTGTGGAAGGTGCCGGTGTGCGTGGAGTACGCGGTGGGCGGCAAGCAGTCGCGGGCCTGCACGGTGCTGGAGGGCGAGAAGGCGGAGGTGGCGCTGGCGGACGCGAAGGCGTGCCCGGACTGGGTGTTCCCCAACGCGGAGGGCGCGGGCTTCTTCCGCATGCAGCTGTCCGGCGAGGCGGCCACGAAGCTGACGAAGGCGGGGCTGGACAAGCTGTCGCGCGCGGAGCGCGTGGCGCTGATGGGCGACGTGCGCGCCCTGGCGCTGGCCGGGGCGATGCCGGCGTCGGAGGCGCTCACCCTGGCGGCGCGCATGGCGCAGGACCCGGACCGCATCATCACCGAGACGGCCATGGACATGATGGACCTGGCGAGCCTGCGCCTGCTGCCCGCGGACAAGGCGCCGGAGCGGCAGCGCTTCGTGCGCGACACGTTCGGCGCGCGGGCGCGGCAGCTGGGCTTCGTCCCGCGCAAGGGCGAGAGCGAGGACACGCGCATCCTGCGCTCCCGGCTGGTGCGCATGGTGGGCCGCGACGGCGCGGACCCCAAGCTCGTCGCGGAGGCGCGGACGCTGGCGGACAAGTGGCTGAAGGACAAGCGCGCGGTGGCGCCGGACATGGTGGACGCGGTGCTGGCCATCGCCGCCAGCCAGGCGGACGCGGCCTTCCTGCAGAAGGTGGTCGCCGCGGTGAAGACGGAGAAGGAGCGCGTGACGCGCCAGCAGCTCATCGGCGCGCTGAGCAGCCTCACCGACCCGGAGCTGGTGAAGCAGACGCTGCCCCTGATGTTCGACAAGGCGCTGGACCCGCGCGAGACGACGTGGCTGCTGTTCGCCGCCTCCGGCAACGTGAAGACGCGCGACGTGGCCTTCGACTTCGTGCGGGAGAACTACGACCGGCTCGTCGGTGATTCGCCGGACGCGCTGCTGCCCAGGGACATGGCGGGGCGGATGGTCTTCGTCGGCGGCTCCTACTGCGAGGCCGACAAGCGCCAGCAGGTCGCGGACTTCTTCACCGAGCGCAACGCGAAGGCCCCGGGCGGCCCGCGCCTGCTGGCGTTCGTGCTGGAGTCGGTGGACCAGTGCGTCGCGCTGAAGGCCGCGCAGGGCCAGGACGTGCAGACGTTCCTGGGCAAGCAGGGCGCGGCCAAGGCGCCGAAGGCTCCCGCGACGCGGTAG